The genomic stretch AAGGGTACTGAAGTCCATTTTGATTACGACACATCTATTTCTTTCCCATTTCCTTCCAGTGGTACAGtacagagagggaaaaggggatcTTTGGCTTCCTAAATTTAGAGGGACATTTGCACATGATGTTTTCAGAGGCAAACAAGGCATTATGGTCTAGACTAAATTATAACTCTGTGGGGACACAATCAATTTAAAAGAGGAAACTCAAAAGTTGGTGATCATCATTGAACCGGGAAGATTTTTCAGGTGTATCTCACATGTCTGTCCTAGGTCTGGTacaatttattattattgttaatttGGATAAATGAATAGAGATTATGTTTATATAGTTTGTGATTAACACCAGGAAGGAAggaattgaaaatgttttagaaaatggGATTACAATCCAAAATATTCTTTGTAAATTCAAGAATCAGTCTGAAATGATACTATCAAAGATGTGGTTTTGAAGGAGTCTCTGAGCATCTCTCATCCAAATTCGGTCTTCTGGAATGTGACTATCACCAGTACAAGGTCAAGGCAGCCATGACTTTTCCCAGACAAGCCCTGAAACCCTCCATGACCGAGATCCCTCACCTCCCTGGTGACCTGGCCCAGGGCTGCTCCTCCTTCagaggaaaaagtgttttctcaaATCCAACTTGAACCTCCCAGGCTGTATTTAGTGCACATTGCCCCCAGGTTTGCTGTTTGTCTCTACTCGTCAGATAAGTCGAAATTCAATAAATAGTTTTATACCACTTTACACatagaaaagaaaatccagtGGACATATACAGAATGAGGACTAAAATGTCTAAGCAACAACACTTCATAAAATCATATGATATGATAAAATCATAGAAAAAGTTCAAAAGTTATACTTGGGTCTCAGCAAGAGTACCATACTAGGAAGAAGCTGTGCTCTGCATACAGCCTATGGCACACTCTTTAAAGAATATGTCTGAACAGTTTAGGGTCCAGAAGTGATCAAAAAGAGACCATTTGAATCCATGATCTACAGAGAAATGTGCAAACAACTGGGTATGCTTAATCCAGGGAAGAGAAGATCATAGCAGAATTCCAGTGCCATAGTGGCTCTGATGGTGACTATTGTTCACATCCACAAGGGGAAGAGTTTTCTGCGCAGGAAACTAGCTGATAAAGTTTACCTGTATCCAGTGGATTACATTTTGTACTGATGTTCCTGCTGGGGCATGTGCTGCGTATACATCTGCTCGGCTCTGAAAGGAAACGAGCATTTCACAACAGGTTTCATTCAGCTCTGCAAAGCAGGGCAGGCAGTCTCAAGGCTTTATCTTTCGGAAAGATATTGAGGGCCCACTGTAAATTTATTCCTACATACCATATTTACTTTCTTCCAGTTAAATCCAAAGAGCATAAACATGACGTTCCTGCAGGTCTTTGAATAAGGACAGAATTTTGTAAGGAACAGTTCAAACAAGGAAGTGTGTGGTAAGAATTCTTTGGTGCCAAACATTGCCTGTAAGATTACAAACAAATGTATCAATAAAATACAAAGATTGGTCATGCTTTTCCTCAAAGGACTACAACTTCATAGCTTTTATTTTACTTCCATACTGAGATATCTCTGTTGCCCATAAGTAGCCCTTCCTGGCATTCTGCTAAATGTTTTCATTGCATAGTTTTATATGCATGACAACCTACCTTCATTATACTTCTACCTTAAACGGTAGGGCTCTCCATATCACTTTTATTTACCAACATTTTGCTACCCTACTGTGTGCACATCTGTCATACCACTAGCTCTCAGGCCCTAATTCTGCTATAGCATTTTGGATATTAAATTCAGGACAACACAGAAAGATTCTGGATTGAGATGTGTGATTCTCTTTATTATGAAAATAGATGGAGCGTTAACCACCTGTGGTCCAAAAATACTCCCGTAAATGATTTGAAATATGCTGTGTAGGTCATTTCAGAATCTCTATGAAAAATTATATTATTCTTGGCTGAACAAAATATAATCTGTTTAAAGGACCAACATACCTTAAGCCCATGGTCAGAAAAGAGCGCGAGCTTTTTTAGTGGACTTCGAACAAAATTAACTGATGCCACAGGAGCTAAAGCAATGTACACTTTGATTTTCTGAGCCAGCTCAGGCATAGTGGAAAAGGCTACAAAAgctaaaaaacacagaagaagaggaaaatagCTTACTTTTTTAAGGCACTCAGGTACACAGTTAACTTTTGTaagaactgttttaaaaatctCAAAGAAAATGGAGACATTCTATGTTGTCATAGGGTCAGTCAAAAAGAGTAAACTTGCTAAACCTTTGCCTTGACAATCATGGGTGGGCAGTGATACAGGCCAATTTCCAAGTGTTCCTCCTGCTTGATAGCTGGGTTGAGATTAAATTTTCAGACTGAACTTCTATCTCAAATCTGACTATAGTCCCAAAAATGAGTTTTGAAATGACACCTCTTTACTTTGGGAATTATCTATTATTTTGACTATACTGGCCAAAACTAAGATTTGGCAAGCAATAGAAATTGTTCTGCTATTTTTGTAAACAGTGCAGAGCACGTACTACTAATCAGTGCTGCACTGGTTTCTTCTAAGACTTTCATATCAACAGTGCTGTCACCTAAATATCTGTGTGTCTCTCCACACCAGAGTAAAAGGAAGCTAGCATGATCTTAAGCATAGGTAGGTTGAAGGAGTTGTATTTTGACTGGTTCATTGGCCAAGGTGAAGACAGTAGGTTGAGATATATTGAGCTTATATTCATGTTCAGTTTCCAGCACAGTGGAAAAAAGACAACATGGCATATGCGGTTAAGATTAGAAATGTTATATTGCAGAAAGCTGTTCCCCACTTCACTTACCTATAGTGGTGCCTTGTGAATGACCAATGTAATACAACCGCTTTTGTCCTGTTTTCTGTTCAATAAAATTTATCATTGCTGGGAGGTCATATTTAGCCATTTCATCAAAGCTGCAAAAGGAAAATTAGCTGTCTTACTGATAGATGCAATATCTACATCTAAGTGTCAATCatcaacaaaccaaaaaaacagtgTGGAGGATATGACAGCCCCATAAATTTCTCCATGCTACTTAGTGTGTCCTTCGGTAAGCACGTGGTTAGGAAAACTAATGCATGTGAGACATTTTACGTGTATTCCTAGAGAGTTCCCAACATCTTCTGTAAGCCACTTGCCTTCCTCTTGCCAATTAAACAGTTTTTTGAAAGAACTAATAAGGTCCAGCAAGACAATATTTTCAGGTGTGAATATGGGAATCACAGGCTGAGATAACAACAGTCTGACTTCTGGGGGTGTAAAAAACATTGACTGCAGCCAGGCACATGTTTTTTCACCACATCTAAAAAATTGTATTCATTATGCACCTAAAATATGTGGATGCACTTTAATTTATCCCAGTTCATTTCTCACCTAGCTAAGACAGCATCACTTTTTGAACATGAAAGGAGTTAGATGTGTCTTAGTTCTTACCTGAAAGCCCAGAATTCCTCTCGTATGGGAGAGAGGGTCAGGTGTCGTTTGCACCAAGTGTTCCCTCTGCTGTTTCCTATCCAAACGTCATAGCCAGCGTCCGCGAGAATGAAGCCCAGGCTGTTGTTAGCCAAATTGGTAACCCATACGCTTCCTTCTCCAAGTAAACCATGCTGCAGAAATGCAATGGGCTTTGGACCTGAAAGACAGGCATCAGgatgatttctttttaatgatgtCTGACAGCACTTGAGACAGTTTAGAGACTCTTTTCCTTGTTAATTATGGTAGCCAAAGTGCACTGAGGTATGTGTCAATATCAGGTAGTCCTGTTTCCCTTGATTTTAGTAAAACAGATTTGTTATGTAGTAGATGCACCAGATACACTATAACTCAGAGCATTTTCCCTGGTATCTTATTCCCAACTTCCCTGCTGACGCATACCTCTCTGCAGATGACCTATCATTAGGTTAGTGAACACCTAGGGTTGGGGGACAGTATATGGAAAACACAGTCTTCCCTGGCTCCTTACTTTCCCCAATGCCTAAATAATGCTGGAAGGTCTTCCCCACTTGTCTCCCACACCTTGAGGCAGGTCCCTAATACTATTATACTAATGTAAATATATAGAATACATAATATGGTATTATAAAACATTATGCTATTATAAAACAACAGATACCATTACTCCCTTCACTCTAAATGAAAACAGCTGGTGCTGCCTTTTCTGAGGGGTCTAAAAGCATCTGCTTTTGTCTGCAAAACATTATCAGGTCAGGTATTTTTGGAGACCTAAGTTCTCCATCTCAGCAGGCTTTTGGCAAAGTTGCTCTGTCAGGAGCATTAGCAGAACTCAGGTGCCTAGGGAGCTCTGTAGACAAACACGGAGGTACCTGGAGAGGTGAGATGATAAGATGCAACTTTTTAGTTGAAGTTTTGGATCTAGAGCCTCCCAGTTTTGCTCAAACCTCTCTCTCCCTCATTTCCCCAATCTTTcatcttttccctcccctctgcttTTGTGAACACAGGGAGGACACAGCCAGTGACTCCCTCAGGTGCTATGACTTCTCTGCTCCCTTCAGTGTCATTTCTCACAGGACAACAGGGCCCCATGGAAGCTGCTCAAGGTTTTAGCTGAAATATGAAACTGCTCTGTTGATCTGCCACGCAGCTGCAAGATTGTGTAATAGAAGCCAAGCTCCCAGAGAAAATCCATGGTGCTAGGAGTGCACAGGGCAACACTGGGTGGAATAGATGGGCTAGTACTCACTGATAAGATTGCAGCCTGCTGGGTGCATGGGACATCACCCACACCCAGAGAGAAGAAAACTCTGCCACGTCACTGCAGGGAATCATCCTTTCCTGTAAGTTCTTACTGATCAAAAAAATCTTTACACATACCAAAGCCATGGTTATCCCTGGGATCTGGAAAAGCCTCCTGCACAAAGCCTTGGTTTTTCAAGCAGAGGACAACGTTTTAAGGTATGGGTTTTCTGTATAACACAGACATTAATTTTACCTTGGTTTTCAGCATTTCCTCTCCCATGAGGAATTCTGTTAATCTGAAGGATATAGCCATCTTCTGTTACGACATCATACTCCTCACTGGGATAACCCCAGAAGGAGATCATTTCACTCTGcaagaagggaaaacaaagaataaaggTAATCATCAAGGTAAACCATAAAATTAGTATTAAACTTTCAATAATTTATATTGACTGTTTCCCAGAGACTTATTGCCTCTGCCTCAATACCACCATACTTACAATATTCATATGTGCTTCTGGATTCTTAGCACAAGGAAAACGAAAGGGCTGTTGCTCAGATGCCATCCCACGGACCAAGGACATCAGAACTACAGCCAGCCACATCTTGGGTTTGCCTAGAACAACACATCTACTGCAACAATGCTATCAAAATCAACAGACCTTCAAACTGTATCTGTACTTACCAAGTTTTGAGTTCATACTGCTTAGATGCCTGCTTGATATTCAGAAACACTGCTTACCGATCAAAATTCAGGAGATTCAGACGCTCATGGGAAAGAACAACCTGTGCTTTCCTTATAAGTTTTCAATGGGGATTTACAGCAGCTAAAGGAGAGACTTGAGCAGGAAAACACCTCAGACAGGACTCAGACTTAGCCTGGTGGCTTCAATAATTGTTTCTAGCATTAATGAATATGTACTGACTCAGGGAACACATCCTAGTCAGAATATTTTCAGTGAGGTGGAAGAGAGTTTCAGAAATTCTAGTAAGTAAGGGGCAAGGCAACAATCCTCGCAATGCTCTTTACAGACCATTGGAAATTGCAGTGTGTGTTGAAATACAGCATCATTTGCCTGATGTTTTTTCTGTTAGTGTTCGTTTAATATATCTGTTCCTGTCCAAtaacaaaacccagaaaacacTCTTGGGCCTCAGTCTGTCATGCAAAGAACAAAACCCTGATCAATAGCTGCTGGAGCCCAAGGAAAACTTGGCACTTTCTACAGTATTTTCAGGGTTGCAAGGCAAGACATCTCGAATATAAAATTACTGAGTACTTAATCATGGCTTTAAAAGTGATACATTACAGTATTGTGGGCTTGCATTTTAAATAGTAAATACCAGCGTTCACCACACTGTCTCACCATTAGAATGACAACTGCAAACATCATCTCCTACATCATGGTCAGTAAATAGCCACAGGTCTCATATCTCAGCAAGACATACGGGACTTGCAAGGTAGACAAATGTGAAGTCCTACACATGGGAGGAGGCAACTGTACAAGCTGGGTAGACCGGATAAAAAGTGATAAATtggaaagaaagcagctttgcagaaaaggacataGGAATCACACAGAGGACAATAACATTACCAGGGCTGCACCCTGGCAG from Apteryx mantelli isolate bAptMan1 chromosome 7, bAptMan1.hap1, whole genome shotgun sequence encodes the following:
- the LOC106495301 gene encoding lipase member K-like, whose product is MWLAVVLMSLVRGMASEQQPFRFPCAKNPEAHMNISEMISFWGYPSEEYDVVTEDGYILQINRIPHGRGNAENQGPKPIAFLQHGLLGEGSVWVTNLANNSLGFILADAGYDVWIGNSRGNTWCKRHLTLSPIREEFWAFSFDEMAKYDLPAMINFIEQKTGQKRLYYIGHSQGTTIAFVAFSTMPELAQKIKVYIALAPVASVNFVRSPLKKLALFSDHGLKAMFGTKEFLPHTSLFELFLTKFCPYSKTCRNVMFMLFGFNWKKVNMSRADVYAAHAPAGTSVQNVIHWIQGVQSGTLKAFDGGSVYNNLRYGQMAPPLYNVRNMKVPTAIWYGGDDCLADPRDVALLLPQIANLVYHKLIPEWNHLDFLLSLNATDVLYKDIVDVMRRNP